In Spodoptera frugiperda isolate SF20-4 chromosome 28, AGI-APGP_CSIRO_Sfru_2.0, whole genome shotgun sequence, one genomic interval encodes:
- the LOC118265174 gene encoding cell adhesion molecule Dscam2 isoform X4 produces the protein MSFIGFTALVALAAIGSVLCEDETIGPIFMKEPANRVDFSNTTGATVECAARGSPTPDIIWVRSDGTAVGDVPGLRQVQANGNLLFPPFRAEDYRQEVHAQVYACLARNSVGTIHSRDVNVRAVVSQAYAVNLMEEYVLRGNSAILKCHIPSFVSEYVTVISWIISEGDQELDIKLESTNNFDEGKYLVLPSGELHIRDVGPEDGYKSYQCRTKHRLTGETRLSATKGRLVITEPVGSKAPSFSTESALSSIKRHQGQSFALLCQAQAFPVPIFRWYKFVEGTTRKQPVTLDDRVKQVSGTLIIKEAKVEDSGKYLCVVNNSVGGESVETVLTVTAPLKATVEPATQTVDFGRPAVFTCRYEGNPVKTITWLKDGKDMKHHDATLRIESVKKEDKGMYQCFIRNDQESAGASAELKLGGRFEPPLIRHSFGEQTFRSGPSLRLKCVASGNPTPDIAWLLDGEKLTSGERLQIGQFVTADGNVESHLNISSVHTNDGGLYTCIASSKVGSASHAARVNVYGLPYVRPMKKRPVVAGDNLIVHCPVAGYPIDSIVWERDNRVLPINRKQKVFPNGTLVIENVERMSDEATYTCVAKNSQGYTAKGTLEVQVMVPPLIMPFNFGEVPFNPGDTALVNCVATKGDLPLDISWTFSSETIDSSLQRDITTMPLNPRASILTINSVSANHQGNYTCIVQNAAGRAEYAATLVVNVPPRWIIEPTDKAFAQGSDAKVECKADGFPKPQVTWKRAEGDTPGDYKDLKPNNPNVKVEDGTLTIANIQKTNEGYYLCEAVNGIGSGLSAVILISVQAPPQFEIKMRNQTARRSEPAVLQCQAKGEKPIGIIWNMNNKRLEPKSDPRYTIREEILPGGVVSDLSIRRTERSDSALFTCVATNAFGSDDTSINMIIQEVPEAPYGLKVLDKSGRTVQLSWAAPYDGNSPIKKFLIEYKRAKGNWEKDIDRVLVPGDTTEAGVFSLRPATAYHIRIVAENELGTSEPSETVTIITAEEAPTGPPQDCKVDAVDKHTLRVTWKPPPPQDWNGDLQGYYVGYKLASSNKSFVFETVDISKESGKEHHLDILNLKTYTQYAIVVQAFNKMGSGPVSGEVRAYTAEGAPSAPPQDVLCTTLTAQTIRVSWVSPPLAAANGLIKAYKVIYGPSETWYDEKSKDTKITASSETILHGLKKFTNYSMEVLATTNGGDGVRSAPIHCQTEQDVPEAPRAVKALVMGQDSILVSWRPPAQPNGVVTHYNVYTQAQNAEPHPNKVPASQTSYSATELKAGRYDFWVTASTIIGEGQPSATASCSPSDKVPAKIASFDESFTATYKEDVKLPCLAVGVPPPNILWKVKGHPLEASERVRQLPEGSLQIAGVAREDAGEYSCHVDNQFGTDTVTHTLSVLAPPFPPQLSIASSSVSSLTLRLKPSVEVDQSPAAGYTIHYKQEFGDWETVQIPSTTDTYTLENLFCGSRYQLYVTAYNGIGTGEASDVVIARTRGSKPPVPRAADFIEVGSSSVTLHLKQWLDGGCPMSHFVVENKKKGAAEWNQISNAVKPGGNFVVLDLEPATWYVLRITAHNNAGFNVAEYEFATLTMTGGTIAPLPGNVGTDKELPPWVKAWLEPEVLVPILATIVVFIVGVVVICLTLARRNTPHRLRGQKDMYYDAVYNASQAALGGGGGTLDKRGGLRDELGYIAPPNRKLPPVPGSNYNTCDRVKRQAVIMGAHSTWDPRRHHYERVRRPRLRRAGSGDTASTGMEDEICPYATFHLLGFREEMDPSKALAFPHHHPAHAGTLAHPHPHHPAHSRAGSQSMPRANSRYARKNSQGGQSAIYSTAPEYDDPATCAEEDQYRARYSRPMYACGPEYDEPACCAPEDEQYTGAYGTPYSDHYGSRPSIAYVSGTRKCGGSPEPPPPPPRNANNDNNCSSSFNESKDSNEISEAECDQPRNYPVRAHTAKDGLHSEEMRKLIDRPEATTPIPQQAVHGRGLTAYDTVAV, from the exons TTGTATCTCAGGCATACGCCGTGAACTTGATGGAAGAGTACGTATTGAGAGGCAATAGCGCTATTCTAAAATGTCACATACCAAGCTTTGTGTCAGAGTATGTTACGGTCATCTCTTGGATCATCAGTGAAGGCGACCAGGAATTAGACATCAAGTTAGAATCAACGAATAACTTTGACG AGGGTAAATACTTGGTACTTCCATCTGGAGAATTGCATATTCGAGATGTCGGACCCGAGGATGGTTACAAATCATACCAATGTAGAACAAAGCACAGGCTTACTGGTGAAACCCGACTTTCTGCTACTAAGGGACGACTTGTCATTACCG AACCCGTCGGATCCAAAGCTCCTTCTTTTTCGACTGAATCAGCTCTTTCGTCTATAAAAAGGCATCAAGGTCAAAGTTTTGCTCTACTTTGTCAAGCTCAAGCTTTTCCTGTTCCAATTTTCAG ATGGTACAAGTTCGTGGAAGGTACAACCAGGAAACAGCCTGTTACGCTCGATGATAGAGTAAAACAAGTATCAGGAACCTTGATTATCAAAGAGGCTAAAGTTGAAGACTCCGGCAAATATTTATGCGTTGTCAATAACTCCGTTGGTG GCGAGTCCGTAGAAACTGTCTTGACTGTAACCGCTCCGTTGAAAGCTACCGTTGAGCCAGCTACTCAGACCGTAGATTTTGGAAGGCCTGCCGTATTTACCTGCAGATATGAGGGTAACCCTGTTAAAACGATCACTTGGCTTAAGGACGGCAAGGACATGAAGCACCATGATGCTACCCTCAG gaTTGAATCGGTAAAGAAGGAAGACAAGGGCATGTATCAATGTTTCATTAGGAACGACCAAGAAAGTGCGGGAGCCAGCGCTGAGTTGAAATTGGGAGGCCGAT TCGAACCACCGCTGATCCGTCACAGCTTTGGAGAACAGACATTCCGTTCTGGCCCATCTCTACGTCTTAAATGCGTCGCATCTGGCAACCCTACCCCCGACATCGCGTGGCTCCTGGACGGCGAGAAACTGACCAGCGGAGAAAGACTTCAGATCGGACAATTTGTCACCGCTGACGGCAATGTTGAATCTCACTTGAACATTTCTTCTGTGCACACGAACGACGGCGGATTGTACACATGCATCGCATCCAGCAAG GTCGGCAGTGCTTCCCACGCGGCTCGCGTCAACGTCTACGGCTTACCCTACGTGCGACCCATGAAGAAACGTCCCGTGGTCGCTGGTGACAACCTCATCGTACACTGCCCCGTGGCCGGCTATCCGATTGACTCTATCGTTTGGGAACGAGACAACAG GGTACTCCCCATCAACCGCAAGCAGAAAGTTTTCCCTAACGGCACCCTCGTCATCGAGAACGTGGAGCGAATGAGCGACGAAGCGACCTACACCTGCGTGGCCAAGAACTCTCAGGGATACACCGCTAAGGGAACATTAGAAGTACAAGTCATGG TTCCACCGTTGATAATGCCGTTCAATTTCGGTGAGGTGCCATTCAACCCCGGTGACACAGCTTTAGTGAATTGTGTCGCCACTAAGGGAGATCTTCCTCTCGACATCTCATGGACGTTCAGCAGCGAGACTATAGACTCGAGCCTCCAGCGAGACATCACGACTATGCCTCTAAATCCTCGTGCCTCCATCCTCACTATCAACTCCGTGAGCGCAAACCATCAAGGGAACTACACGTGCATCGTGCAGAATGCGGCCGGCCGCGCAGAATATGCAGCGACACTCGTCGTCAACG TTCCCCCCCGCTGGATTATTGAGCCCACTGATAAGGCATTTGCACAAGGCTCTGATGCTAAAGTTGAATGTAAAGCCGATGGGTTCCCTAAGCCCCAAGTGACGTGGAAGCGGGCTGAAG GTGATACCCCTGGTGATTACAAAGATCTTAAACCAAACAACCCTAACGTAAAAGTTGAGGACGGAACATTGACAATTGCTAATATTCAGAAAACGAATGAGGGATACTACTTGTGCGAAGCTGTAAATGGAATCGGTTCAGGACTGTCTGCTGTTATTCTAATTAGCGTTCAAG CTCCACCCCAATTCGAAATTAAAATGAGAAACCAGACTGCTCGCCGAAGTGAACCCGCTGTCCTACAATGCCAAGCTAAAGGAGAAAAG CCAATTGGAATAATTTGGAACATGAACAACAAACGCCTCGAACCCAAATCTGACCCACGATACACCATTCGCGAAGAAATCCTGCCTGGTGGTGTTGTCTCCGACCTTAGCATCCGAAGGACCGAACGATCAGATAGCGCTCTATTCACTTGTGTAGCTACCAATGCTTTTGGTTCTGATGATACCAGCATCAACATGATCATTCAAG AGGTACCCGAAGCTCCCTATGGCCTTAAAGTCTTGGACAAATCTGGAAGGACCGTGCAACTGTCATGGGCAGCTCCTTATGATGGTAACTCTCCAATCAAGAAGTTCCTCATTGAATACAAACGAGCCAAGGGCAACTGGGAAAAAGACATTGACAG AGTTCTTGTACCCGGAGATACGACTGAAGCAGGAGTGTTTAGCTTGAGACCCGCCACTGCCTATCACATCAGGATTGTTGCTGAAAATGAACTGGGAACTTCTGAGCCATCTGAGACTGTTACCATTATCACCGCTGAAGAAGCCCCCACTGGTCCCCCACAAGACTGCAAAGTTGATGCCGTTGATAAGCATACCCTCCGCGTCACCTGGAAGCCTCCCCCACCACAAGACTGGAACGGTGACCTCCAAgg ATACTACGTTGGTTACAAACTGGCGTCTAGCAATAAGTCCTTCGTGTTTGAAACCGTCGACATCTCTAAGGAATCTGGCAAAGAACATCACCTGGACATTCTAAACTTGAA GACTTACACGCAATACGCCATTGTAGTACAAGCGTTCAACAAGATGGGATCAGGCCCCGTGTCCGGAGAAGTACGAGCTTATACCGCTGAAGGTGCCCCATCTGCTCCACCACAAGACGTTCTCTGCACTACGCTTACGGCACAAACTATCCGTGTATCATGGGTGTCTCCTCCTCTTGCTGCTGCCAACGGACTTATCAAGGCTTACAAAGTGATTTACGGACCTAGCGAGACTTGGTATG atgaAAAGTCAAAGGATACCAAGATTACGGCCAGCAGCGAAACTATCCTCCACGGACTTAAGAAATTCACAAACTACTCGATGGAAGTGCTTGCGACTACCAACGGAGGCGATGGCGTCCGATCTGCACCTATTCACTGCCAAACTGAACAAGACG TACCCGAAGCTCCTCGTGCCGTGAAAGCATTAGTTATGGGACAAGACTCGATCCTGGTGTCATGGAGGCCTCCTGCGCAACCCAACGGTGTTGTTACTCATTACAATGTCTACACTCAGGCACAGAACGCTGAACCCCATCCCAACAAG GTACCAGCTTCTCAAACTAGCTACTCCGCAACTGAACTGAAAGCCGGCCGTTACGACTTCTGGGTCACCGCGTCTACCATCATCGGCGAAGGCCAACCCTCAGCCACCGCTTCATGCAGCCCAAGCGACAAAG TTCCCGCCAAGATCGCATCATTCGATGAATCGTTCACTGCTACCTACAAGGAAGATGTCAAACTGCCCTGCCTTGCCGTCGGTGTTCCTCCTCCTAACATTTTGTGGAAG gtGAAAGGCCACCCCCTGGAAGCTTCGGAACGTGTGCGTCAATTGCCCGAAGGATCCCTGCAGATTGCTGGTGTAGCTCGTGAGGACGCCGGCGAATACTCATGCCATGTTGACAATCAATTCGGAACTGACACTGTTACCCACACGCTCTCGGTACTCG CTCCTCCCTTCCCGCCTCAGCTTAGCATCGCGTCGTCGTCCGTGTCCTCTCTCACTCTCCGCCTGAAGCCTTCCGTCGAAGTAGACCAGTCGCCCGCTGCAGGATACACCATCCACTACAAACAAGAATTTGGAGATTGGGAAACCGTAcag ATTCCAAGCACCACTGACACCTACACTTTGGAAAACCTTTTCTGCGGATCAAGATATCAACTCTACGTTACAGCTTACAATGG CATCGGCACTGGTGAGGCTTCAGACGTGGTGATCGCCCGCACTCGTGGTTCCAAGCCCCCGGTACCTCGCGCCGCTGATTTCATCGAAGTTGGAAGCTCCTCAGTGACTCTGCACCTCAAACAATGGTTGGACGGCGGATGCCCCATGAGCCACTTTGTCGTTGAGAACAAGAAGAA GGGTGCTGCTGAATGGAATCAAATCTCCAACGCTGTGAAACCTGGCGGAAACTTCGTCGTACTCG ATCTGGAACCTGCCACTTGGTATGTACTGAGGATTACGGCCCACAACAACGCTGGATTCAACGTCGCCGAATATGAATTTGCCACGCTTACCATGACCGGAG GAACCATTGCTCCCTTACCTGGCAACGTCGGTACCGACAAGGAACTGCCCCCCTGGGTCAAGGCTTGGCTGGAACCAGAAGTCTTAGTACCAATTTTGGCAACGATCGTGGTGTTCATCGTAGGCGTGGTGGTGATCTGTTTGACCTTAGCTCGCAGGAACACCCCACATCGCCTGCGAGGTCAGAAGgacatgtatt ACGACGCAGTGTACAACGCATCGCAGGCTGCgctgggcggcggcggcggcacgCTGGACAAGCGCGGCGGACTGAGGGACGAGCTCGGCTACATCGCGCCCCCCAACCGCAAGCTGCCTCCCGTGCCCGGCTCCAACTACAACACGTGCGACCGCGTCAAGCGACAGGCCGTCATCA TGGGCGCGCACTCGACGTGGGACCCGCGCCGCCACCACTACGAGCGCGTCCGTCGCCCGCGCCTGCGCAGGGCCGGCTCCGGAGACACCGCCTCCACAG GCATGGAAGACGAAATCTGCCCCTACGCGACGTTCCACCTGCTAGGCTTCCGCGAGGAGATGGACCCCAGCAAGGCGCTGGCCTTCCCGCACCACCACCCCGCCCACGCCGGTACTCTCGCCCACCCTCACCCTCACCACCCAGCTCACTCTCGCGCCGGATCCCAGAGCATG CCTCGTGCCAACAGCCGCTATGCCCGCAAGAACTCTCAGGGAGGACAGAGCGCCATCTACTCGACTGCCCCCGAATACGACGACCCGGCCACCTGCGCTGAAGAAGACCAATAC CGTGCCCGTTACTCTCGCCCGATGTACGCCTGTGGACCTGAGTACGACGAGCCTGCTTGCTGCGCTCCCGAAGACGAACAATACACCGGCGCTTACGGCACTCCCTACTCCGATCACTATGGATCTCGCCCTAGCATTG CTTACGTGTCAGGTACCCGCAAGTGCGGCGGATCCCCCGAGCCTCCCCCACCCCCTCCACGCAACGCCAACAACGACAACAACTGCTCCTCCTCATTCAATGAAAGCAAGGACTCGAACGAAATCTCCGAAGCCGAATGCGACCAGCCACGCAACTATCCCG TAAGGGCCCACACTGCTAAGGACGGCTTGCACAGCGAGGAAATGAGGAAACTCATTGACAG ACCAGAAGCAACCACCCCAATCCCCCAGCAAGCAGTCCACGGGCGGGGACTCACAGCCTACGATACTGTGGCAGTGTAA